The genomic segment GTCTCCTGGGCGATCTGCTCCAGCTCCTCCTGGAGATCGGGTCGTTCGCGGGCTACGCGCTCGATGAGGTTGTCGGCCCGCACCCGGATGAGCGCCAGCGGGGTTCGGAGGTCGTGCGCCACGTTGGCGAAGAACGCTCGACGCTGCTGCTCCAGGCGCTCGAGTGCTCCGGCTAGCAGGTTGAACCGTGCGGCCAGCCGTCCGAGTTCGTCCCCTGAAAGGACCGCCACGCGGCGTCCGAGCTCACCGCGCACGATCGCGTCGGTGGCTGCCTCGAGTTCCTGCAGCTGGCTACGCATCCGTCGCGTGAGGAGAAAGCTCGCGACGAACGAGACGATCGCTGCCGGAATAGCCGCGGTCAGGAGGAAGTCGCCGACAACCAGGCCGAGGCCGAGAGCGAGCGAGGCGAGGTGTCCAGCGAGCGTGGGTGGTGGGTGACCGACTGGCTGGGTCCGGAGTCCGACGGCTCCGAGCAGCGTGCCGTCCGGTGCGACGATCGGGTAAGCACTGACCAGCATCGTGCCCTGCTCAGCGCGCCGGACGAGTGGCCCCTCGCGAGAGAGGTCGCGTGTACCAGCGAGCGCGGCGCGAAATGCCTCGCGCCACTCGAGCGGCTCCAGTTGCTCGAGGGAGCGGACGGATTCCAGGGTCGTCGCCAGAACCGTCCCGTCGGGCGCGACGACGGTGATCCCGGTCTGTTCGTTCACTGTGCCGCCGAGCGGGCCGCTCCCCGGGATGGCAGTGGAACGGAGCGAGCGGAGCGTCTCGTCGAGTGCGCCTGGATCGTCACGCGCTCGCTCGACGTGCGGTGGGAGCAGCTGGGCGATGAGCCGTGTGCCGTTCGCGAAATCGGGATCGTAGGTGATACCCGTGTTGAGCAGTTCGTCACCGCGGGTGAGGACAGCGATCACGACGTAGGTCACGACCACCAAAACGAGCGTCAGAAAGGCGACCGCGAGGTGCGAGACCAGGAGCGTGCGGCTCAATCGGCCCGTTAGCAGGCGGTGAGGAGCAGTGCGGAGCGGGTGCCAAGCCGTCATCGGTCGCCGTCCCGTCGCGCGAACCGGTAGCCGACCCCCCAGTACGCAACGAGGCGGTCAGCTGGCGAGCCTGGGCCGCCGAGTTTCTTTCGAATCCGGGCGATACAGGCATCGACTGCGCGTGCGCCGACACACGAGTCGTTCCCCCAGACACGATCGAGGAGGTACTCCCGACTGAAGACCCGATCGGGATTCGAGGCGAGAAACCAGAGGAGCGCGAACTCGCGAGCAGTGAGGTGCACGAGCCGGCCGCGGCTCTGCACCGCGTGCGTCGCAGGGTCGATGACGAGGTCCGGCAACTCGATCCGTTCGTTACCCTCTGCCAGCCGACTCGCTTCGGCCATCGCCTCGACACGACGCAGGAGCGCGCGGACCCGAGCGACGAGCTCGCGAAGCGAGAAGGGCTTCACCACGTAGTCGTCAGCGCCGAGTTCCAGTCCGAGCACGCGATCGAGCTCGCTGCCCCGGGCTGTGACGACGAGGATGGGGACGAGCGACTCACGACGGAGCGCTCGCAGGACATCCAGGCCGTCCAGCCCGGGAAGCATGAGATCGAGGACGACGAGGTCGAAGTGCTCGCTGCGAGCGAGCGCGAGTCCGCTCGGCCCATCGTAGGCGGTCGAAACACTGTGACCGGCCTGCTCGAGAGCCGTGCGGAGATGACGGGCCAGCTCGATCTCATCCTCGATCACGAGGATCCGTGCCACGGGTAGGACTCCCAGCACTGTGCAGGCATGATACCTGAAGCGCTCCCTAGTTGCTCGACCGCACCTCGAGGTCCCGACGCTGGAACCACCATACGGTGAGCGCAGCGAGCACGATGGTCCAGAGGAGCACGACGAGAACAGCCTGTCCGAGCGGTGGCGTACCCGGTGAGACCGCACCACCGAAGGCTGGGGCACGCGCGATCGCTTCGGCGTTCCAGAGATAGAAGAGGCGCGGGATTTCGGCCCACCAGCCACCGAGCCCTTGCAACAGGGCAGCCAGCACTCCCTCGGTCAGCACCAGCCCGATCGTGATACCGACCGCGACGGACTGCGAACGTGTCCAGACTGTCAGGGCCAGAGCCAGGACGACGGGTGCCACGAGCGATCCGATAGTCCGCAGCGGGAGGAGGAGCACCGCCACCAGCCACGCCTCCATATCCGGGGCGACCAGGGCCGGTCGGTCGAGCCACAACGCTGCAAGCAGCGGCGCAGCGCTCAACGGGACGAAAGCGGTCGCGAGTACGAAGACGACCGTTCCGGCGAGGAGTGCGAGCAGCTTGGCCCCTAGCGCTTGCCAGCGAGGAAGACCTGTCGGCAAGATCAGTCGCCAGGTGCCCCAGCTGTACTCGTTGGCCACGAACGTTGCGGCGACGATAGCCAGGAACGTCTGACCGAAGCTCCCTGCGAGATAGAACGCCTGCTCGTAGGCACCAGGAAACGTCAGGCGCGCGACGAACTGGTCGCGCACTGCTGGAGCGCCGCGCTGCGCCATCCAGAGGGCGAAAGCCAGCCAGAACAGGCTCAGCCCGATACCGAGCAGAACGGATACGCGGAAGAGCCGTAGACGACGGAGTTTGAACCATTCGACCGCTACTGCTCGCAGCATTACTCACCTCTCTATTCATCGGCGCAAGCGCGACCAGATCGGCCGTCGTCTCGCCGTCTCGCTGGATGGAGTCCCCTCTGCCTCCGTCATCGCCAGGAAGAACTGCTCGAGCGTGGTCTCCTCCCGGCACAACTCGAGCACCGGAATCGCATGCTCGACGAGAAGCCGGGAGAACGCTTCGTGACGATCCGGCGGAATCAGGAGACGCATGAGCTCACCGTTCTCCTCGAGAACCTGTACCCAGGGCAGCTGCTGGAGCGCAGCCTGCAGCCGCGCCCAGTCCGGCGTACGGAGTCGGAAAGTTCGGTTGCCTGTCAGCAAATCGGCTAATGCACCCGTGGCGACCGTCTCTCCCCGCGCGAGAATCAGGACGTGGCTGCAGGTCTGTTGCACTTCGGCGAGGACGTGGCTGCAGAGCAGGATCGTCTGACCACCAGCGGCGAGGTCGCGGACGAGCTCGCGCACTTCGACGATCCCTTGCGGGTCGAGCCCGTTGGTCGGCTCATCGAGGACGAGGAGTGCCGGTTCGTGCAGGATAGCAG from the Thermomicrobium sp. 4228-Ro genome contains:
- a CDS encoding response regulator transcription factor, coding for MARILVIEDEIELARHLRTALEQAGHSVSTAYDGPSGLALARSEHFDLVVLDLMLPGLDGLDVLRALRRESLVPILVVTARGSELDRVLGLELGADDYVVKPFSLRELVARVRALLRRVEAMAEASRLAEGNERIELPDLVIDPATHAVQSRGRLVHLTAREFALLWFLASNPDRVFSREYLLDRVWGNDSCVGARAVDACIARIRKKLGGPGSPADRLVAYWGVGYRFARRDGDR
- a CDS encoding sensor histidine kinase → MTAWHPLRTAPHRLLTGRLSRTLLVSHLAVAFLTLVLVVVTYVVIAVLTRGDELLNTGITYDPDFANGTRLIAQLLPPHVERARDDPGALDETLRSLRSTAIPGSGPLGGTVNEQTGITVVAPDGTVLATTLESVRSLEQLEPLEWREAFRAALAGTRDLSREGPLVRRAEQGTMLVSAYPIVAPDGTLLGAVGLRTQPVGHPPPTLAGHLASLALGLGLVVGDFLLTAAIPAAIVSFVASFLLTRRMRSQLQELEAATDAIVRGELGRRVAVLSGDELGRLAARFNLLAGALERLEQQRRAFFANVAHDLRTPLALIRVRADNLIERVARERPDLQEELEQIAQETETLSRLIEDLFTLARLDERGLPLHLAPVDLATIFTAIVESVRPLAWRAGRIVVTSEVSPDCPPVHADALRLRQVLMNLVHNALRHTPEGGVIHLRTAHAGSTVIVQVCDTGAGFPAELLEEPFGRYRSTSDPQSGSGLGLAVARQLVEAQGGTIWIESQAGQGTTVSFTLPVAQPDSTAQQGDGELTPRAST
- a CDS encoding ABC transporter ATP-binding protein, translating into MPMVRAGHALTPAPDPPVLEVRGLTKRYGRRVVLRDLSITLERGQVLGLLGPNGAGKTTAICALLGLVRPDAGEIRVLGIDARRAAHQALRHVGALVESPTFYPYLSGWENLAILARLRSVPERQIAQALHLVGLPQAAHQRVGTYSLGMRQRLAIAAAILHEPALLVLDEPTNGLDPQGIVEVRELVRDLAAGGQTILLCSHVLAEVQQTCSHVLILARGETVATGALADLLTGNRTFRLRTPDWARLQAALQQLPWVQVLEENGELMRLLIPPDRHEAFSRLLVEHAIPVLELCREETTLEQFFLAMTEAEGTPSSETARRRPIWSRLRR
- a CDS encoding ABC transporter permease translates to MLRAVAVEWFKLRRLRLFRVSVLLGIGLSLFWLAFALWMAQRGAPAVRDQFVARLTFPGAYEQAFYLAGSFGQTFLAIVAATFVANEYSWGTWRLILPTGLPRWQALGAKLLALLAGTVVFVLATAFVPLSAAPLLAALWLDRPALVAPDMEAWLVAVLLLPLRTIGSLVAPVVLALALTVWTRSQSVAVGITIGLVLTEGVLAALLQGLGGWWAEIPRLFYLWNAEAIARAPAFGGAVSPGTPPLGQAVLVVLLWTIVLAALTVWWFQRRDLEVRSSN